A genomic segment from Gilvibacter sp. SZ-19 encodes:
- a CDS encoding RNA polymerase sigma factor produces MKKELFESVCEEKIYEKLYQQHARDLHDFCYYKFGEHINPEDKVHEAFMKLWEKCAQVPFSKAKSFLFTVVNNAALNSIKHQKVVLKYQAHKPKHYTNESPEFVMEEQQFMQRFEKALNALPEGQRIAFMLNRVEGKKHQEIAEMLGISRKAVEKRIYTALDKLREEIKEL; encoded by the coding sequence ATGAAAAAGGAGCTATTCGAATCGGTTTGCGAGGAGAAGATATACGAAAAACTCTACCAGCAGCACGCTAGAGATCTGCACGACTTCTGCTACTATAAATTTGGGGAACACATCAACCCGGAAGACAAAGTACACGAGGCCTTTATGAAGCTTTGGGAAAAATGTGCACAGGTGCCATTTTCTAAGGCAAAGAGTTTTTTGTTTACGGTGGTTAATAATGCGGCTCTAAACAGTATCAAGCACCAAAAGGTGGTACTTAAATATCAGGCCCATAAACCCAAACATTACACCAATGAGTCTCCGGAATTCGTAATGGAAGAACAGCAGTTCATGCAGCGGTTTGAAAAAGCCTTGAACGCTTTACCCGAAGGACAGCGTATTGCCTTTATGCTCAATCGAGTAGAAGGAAAAAAACACCAGGAAATTGCAGAAATGCTGGGCATTTCCAGAAAGGCGGTAGAAAAGCGCATTTACACAGCATTGGATAAATTAAGAGAAGAAATTAAAGAATTGTAA
- a CDS encoding TonB-dependent siderophore receptor, giving the protein MRKRIFILFFFFGFLLHVFGQQRQSLTDYFNLLETQFNCTFSYEDAVLVTHIYSGSETATALTEALTELQETTLFDYRLLEDNTVTVTPKENREFCIEILSAETDQALSGAIITTSYQQVVTDKAGRAVVNSLIRSTPISVTYLGYGKQSAVLDAATPRGVCTVFRLSPQAEALNPVLLTNFITKGISRKADGAVNVNYDAFDILPGLIESDVLLTLKELPGIQSVNETVSFLNIRGGTNDQNLILWDGIKMYQSGHFFGLISAFNPNLTKEVDVYKSVGNARYGDGVSGVISMRGSDEIITDFKVNAGFNLLSADVLAELPITDKLSLEVAGRHSLNSLLNTPTYESYFDKAFQNTELQTSGMSNFTSDDDFKFFDAHIRLQYEPTAKDRFRLSLLRLGNRLEFLENGALDGEPQARQSNLTQDNLSGGFYYQRKWNEDISTELQWYGSGYELTALNADIENDQRLIQENDLVETGVKIENKWAISERLIWQQGYQFNETGITNFENINNPTFERLEKQVLRTHSLFSSILMETANGKTRIEAGLRANHINKFDEILLEPRLRVTQRIGRNFSLELLGALNSQTTSQVVDLQNDFLGVENRRWVLSDPGVIPIIKGRHLGLGLSYQRKGWLFSAEPYWKQIRGITSQSQGFQDQFEDRRETGSYTVYGLDFLANRQWQKTNIWISYTFARNDYDFPTFSPSEFPNNLDIRHALSLGANFNLGRFNLGAGLNWRRGRPFTPVGDNSIPQVGFVDYLAPNSVLLEDYFRADASATYTYDLSEKVRLVSGLSLWNLLGNDNVVNTFFRINDNTEVQKVNDLALRFTPNATLRVIFR; this is encoded by the coding sequence GTGCGCAAACGCATCTTCATTTTATTTTTCTTCTTCGGATTTCTACTGCATGTCTTCGGACAACAAAGACAGTCGCTTACCGATTATTTCAACCTCTTAGAAACGCAGTTCAACTGTACTTTTTCTTATGAGGATGCAGTCCTGGTAACTCATATTTATTCTGGTTCCGAAACGGCAACGGCTTTAACTGAGGCCTTGACGGAATTACAAGAAACTACGCTGTTCGACTACCGCCTTTTAGAAGATAATACCGTTACCGTTACTCCTAAGGAAAACCGAGAATTCTGTATAGAAATTCTAAGTGCAGAGACCGATCAAGCATTATCCGGAGCCATTATAACTACCTCCTACCAACAAGTTGTTACCGATAAGGCAGGTCGCGCGGTGGTAAATAGCCTTATCCGATCAACACCTATTAGTGTCACCTATTTAGGTTATGGAAAACAGTCGGCAGTATTGGATGCCGCGACCCCGAGGGGCGTATGCACGGTCTTCCGATTGAGCCCACAGGCCGAAGCCTTGAATCCTGTTCTGCTAACCAATTTCATCACAAAAGGTATCAGCAGAAAGGCCGACGGCGCAGTCAACGTGAATTACGATGCCTTTGATATACTGCCGGGGCTTATAGAGAGTGATGTGCTGCTAACCTTGAAAGAACTTCCCGGAATACAAAGCGTGAACGAAACCGTTTCCTTTTTGAATATCCGCGGAGGAACCAACGACCAGAACCTTATTCTTTGGGATGGTATTAAAATGTATCAAAGCGGACACTTCTTTGGACTAATATCTGCTTTTAACCCCAACCTGACCAAAGAGGTAGATGTTTATAAAAGTGTTGGAAACGCGCGTTACGGTGATGGCGTATCTGGCGTTATTTCCATGCGAGGTTCAGACGAGATCATTACTGATTTTAAGGTCAACGCCGGCTTCAACTTACTCAGCGCCGATGTCTTGGCCGAACTGCCTATTACCGATAAACTATCTTTAGAAGTAGCCGGAAGGCATTCGCTCAACTCGCTGCTCAATACGCCGACTTACGAATCCTATTTTGACAAGGCCTTTCAGAATACAGAGCTTCAGACATCTGGAATGTCCAACTTTACTTCGGACGACGATTTTAAATTCTTTGATGCCCACATCAGACTTCAATACGAACCCACAGCAAAAGATAGATTTCGCTTGAGTTTACTGCGATTGGGGAATCGTCTGGAATTTTTAGAAAACGGAGCATTAGATGGCGAGCCACAAGCACGACAAAGCAATCTTACCCAAGACAATCTCTCCGGAGGCTTCTATTACCAGCGTAAATGGAACGAAGATATAAGTACTGAATTGCAATGGTATGGCAGCGGCTATGAACTCACGGCACTCAATGCCGACATAGAGAACGACCAACGACTCATACAAGAGAATGACCTGGTCGAGACCGGCGTTAAGATCGAGAATAAATGGGCTATTAGCGAAAGACTCATCTGGCAGCAAGGTTATCAGTTCAACGAAACTGGGATCACAAATTTTGAGAACATCAACAATCCTACTTTCGAAAGACTGGAGAAACAAGTGTTGCGCACCCACAGTTTGTTTAGTAGCATCCTTATGGAAACTGCCAACGGCAAAACACGCATTGAAGCCGGACTGCGCGCAAATCATATCAACAAATTCGACGAAATACTGCTAGAACCAAGACTGCGCGTTACGCAGCGTATAGGCAGGAACTTTAGTTTAGAACTCTTAGGGGCTCTAAACAGCCAAACCACTTCTCAGGTGGTGGATCTTCAAAACGATTTCTTGGGCGTGGAGAACAGACGCTGGGTACTCTCCGACCCTGGGGTAATTCCAATTATAAAAGGAAGACACCTAGGTCTGGGCTTGAGCTACCAGCGAAAAGGATGGCTTTTTAGCGCGGAGCCTTACTGGAAACAGATCCGCGGTATCACTAGTCAAAGTCAAGGTTTTCAAGATCAATTTGAAGACCGCCGAGAAACAGGGTCTTACACCGTTTACGGCTTGGACTTTTTAGCCAATAGACAATGGCAAAAAACCAATATCTGGATCAGTTATACCTTTGCGCGCAACGATTATGACTTTCCGACCTTTAGCCCAAGTGAATTTCCAAATAACCTAGATATTAGACATGCTCTGTCACTTGGAGCGAATTTTAATTTAGGGCGATTTAATCTGGGAGCTGGTCTAAACTGGCGCCGTGGTCGTCCTTTTACTCCAGTAGGAGACAATTCTATTCCACAAGTGGGATTTGTAGATTATCTAGCTCCTAACAGCGTGCTCTTAGAGGATTACTTTAGAGCAGACGCATCTGCTACCTACACCTATGACCTCAGCGAGAAAGTAAGACTTGTTAGTGGCTTATCGCTATGGAATCTTTTGGGGAATGACAATGTGGTCAACACCTTTTTCCGCATCAACGACAACACGGAAGTGCAGAAGGTCAATGACCTGGCCCTGCGCTTTACTCCTAATGCAACGCTGCGCGTGATTTTTAGATAG
- a CDS encoding FecR domain-containing protein: MKKENLFLRWLDHSLSEADRTALQDDERFSAYEKISQAAQYFRAPEFDASSSYDRLRLKQQQQTKVKRLKPWRIASAIAALFVLGLLVVNLTANNTTTLTAANADRLEVSLPDASTVQLNAGTSLSYNEDKWEDSRQVDLDGEALFTVTKGSSFEVNTDAGSVRVLGTVFNVVDRDGLFEVTCFEGRVAVSFPDNTTIEIGAGEGVRLLGTKLNRFETATARPSWVNHKSIFKSTPYKIILAELERQYEVSVDASTIDKNVIFTGSFTHEDLETAMEAVTVPLNLKFQISGKKVTITK; the protein is encoded by the coding sequence ATGAAAAAGGAAAATTTGTTTTTAAGGTGGTTAGATCATAGCTTGAGCGAAGCGGATCGCACGGCGTTACAAGACGACGAGCGCTTCAGTGCTTACGAAAAAATTTCCCAAGCTGCACAATACTTTCGGGCACCGGAGTTTGACGCCAGCTCAAGTTACGATCGCCTCCGCCTAAAGCAACAACAACAAACCAAGGTCAAAAGACTAAAGCCGTGGCGCATTGCTTCTGCAATAGCGGCGCTATTTGTATTGGGCTTGTTAGTTGTTAATCTGACAGCGAATAACACCACCACACTTACGGCAGCCAACGCAGATCGTTTAGAGGTATCACTGCCAGATGCGTCCACAGTGCAACTCAATGCAGGAACAAGTCTGAGTTATAATGAAGATAAATGGGAAGATTCCCGTCAGGTAGACCTAGATGGAGAAGCATTATTCACCGTTACCAAAGGAAGTAGTTTTGAAGTTAATACTGATGCGGGTTCGGTCCGTGTGCTAGGCACTGTTTTCAACGTAGTGGATCGCGATGGCTTATTCGAGGTGACCTGTTTTGAAGGTCGAGTTGCAGTTAGCTTCCCTGATAATACCACAATAGAGATCGGTGCCGGAGAGGGTGTTCGCCTTTTGGGCACAAAGCTGAATCGCTTTGAGACCGCAACGGCAAGACCGAGTTGGGTTAATCACAAGTCTATTTTTAAGAGCACGCCCTACAAGATCATCTTAGCCGAACTAGAGCGACAATATGAAGTGAGTGTCGATGCATCCACCATCGATAAAAATGTTATTTTTACTGGTAGTTTTACCCATGAAGATCTGGAAACCGCAATGGAAGCAGTTACCGTCCCCCTTAATTTGAAGTTTCAGATCTCCGGAAAAAAGGTGACCATTACAAAATAA
- a CDS encoding fasciclin domain-containing protein yields MKNVFKISLLALLTVTLFACNNDDDNSNPIDPGTDVTIAQFVADNDDYSSLEAALEVAGLTETLNSGEFTVFAPNNLAFEAFLNAAGFASLDDVPVDVLTNILLNHVVTGTNESTDLITGYINSLATEASSGANLSLFVNTAGGVQINGVATVTTADIEASNGVIHAVDAVIGIADVTTQALANPNFSILVEALIAASDTDLDYVALLSGSANAPFTVFAPTNEAFVDLLNALGFASLDDVPQDALRTILNYHVLASANVRSSDLEDGQTPTTFEGTTIEIDLESGAQVIDATGVASNIIVVDVQTGNGVIHAIDKVLLPSAIASAVTPTLTGLAYTNPDLTSLYAALKITGLDAALADTAAEFTVFAPTNDSFAAFLDAAGFSSIDEVPVDVLTQVVLNHAIAGALFAGDLTTSYGNTLATYGDSSNNLSIYINTDSGVTLNGQSNVVLPDVPAANGVAHVVDAVIGLPTVVTFAVADPTFATLVAALTRDDQPDYVSVLSTGLGVDPAPFTVFAPTNDAFGDLLVELGAASLDDIDGATLTATLNTHVIAGANVRAEDLVSGTVGTLGADIEIDATNATITDLNGRVSNIIVTNVQAANGVVHAIDKVILPEL; encoded by the coding sequence ATGAAAAACGTATTCAAAATTTCACTACTTGCGCTACTAACCGTAACGCTATTTGCGTGTAACAACGACGATGACAACTCTAATCCTATCGACCCAGGTACTGATGTGACCATCGCTCAATTTGTTGCAGACAATGACGACTATTCATCTTTAGAGGCAGCTTTAGAGGTAGCTGGTCTAACAGAAACATTAAATTCCGGAGAGTTCACTGTGTTTGCTCCAAACAACCTGGCTTTTGAAGCCTTCTTGAACGCAGCCGGTTTTGCATCATTGGACGATGTTCCTGTAGATGTACTTACCAATATCTTATTGAACCACGTTGTAACTGGAACCAACGAATCTACAGATTTGATCACAGGCTACATCAACTCCTTAGCAACAGAAGCTTCTTCTGGAGCTAACTTGAGTTTGTTTGTAAACACCGCCGGTGGGGTTCAGATCAACGGAGTAGCTACTGTTACCACTGCAGATATCGAAGCTAGCAACGGGGTGATTCACGCCGTAGATGCGGTAATTGGTATTGCAGATGTAACTACACAAGCCTTAGCCAACCCTAACTTCTCTATCTTAGTAGAAGCGCTAATCGCTGCTTCGGACACCGACTTGGACTATGTAGCCTTGTTGTCTGGATCTGCTAATGCGCCATTTACCGTATTCGCACCGACCAACGAAGCATTCGTTGATCTGTTGAATGCATTAGGATTCGCTTCTTTGGACGATGTGCCACAAGACGCGCTTCGCACAATTTTAAATTATCACGTATTGGCATCTGCTAATGTGCGTTCTTCAGATCTAGAAGACGGACAGACGCCAACTACCTTCGAAGGAACTACCATCGAGATCGACCTAGAGTCAGGAGCTCAAGTGATCGATGCTACTGGAGTAGCTTCTAACATCATTGTAGTTGATGTGCAAACAGGAAACGGAGTTATCCACGCCATAGACAAGGTATTGTTGCCTTCTGCTATCGCATCCGCAGTAACTCCAACGCTAACTGGTTTGGCTTATACCAACCCTGATCTGACCAGCTTATACGCTGCGCTAAAGATCACAGGATTGGATGCTGCTCTTGCCGATACAGCCGCTGAGTTCACTGTATTTGCACCAACCAACGATTCATTTGCAGCCTTCTTGGACGCAGCCGGATTCAGCAGTATAGACGAAGTGCCAGTAGACGTATTGACACAAGTGGTGCTTAACCACGCTATCGCTGGAGCGCTTTTCGCAGGAGATCTTACTACTTCTTACGGAAACACACTAGCCACTTATGGAGATTCCAGCAACAACCTAAGTATCTACATCAACACTGATTCTGGTGTTACCCTTAACGGACAGTCCAATGTGGTATTGCCAGATGTGCCTGCCGCTAATGGTGTTGCTCACGTAGTTGATGCAGTTATCGGATTACCAACAGTAGTGACCTTTGCCGTTGCAGATCCAACCTTTGCTACTTTGGTGGCAGCTTTAACTCGCGACGATCAACCAGATTATGTTAGCGTACTGTCTACCGGATTAGGTGTAGATCCTGCTCCATTCACCGTTTTTGCTCCTACTAACGATGCCTTTGGCGATCTTTTGGTGGAGCTAGGAGCAGCTAGTTTAGATGATATTGACGGCGCAACGTTGACAGCGACCTTGAACACACACGTGATCGCTGGAGCAAATGTACGCGCAGAAGACTTAGTGAGCGGTACCGTAGGTACGCTCGGAGCAGATATAGAGATCGATGCTACCAACGCAACCATTACCGATTTGAATGGTCGTGTTAGTAACATTATCGTAACGAATGTGCAGGCAGCGAATGGTGTTGTTCACGCAATAGATAAAGTAATTTTACCGGAGCTGTAA
- a CDS encoding carboxypeptidase-like regulatory domain-containing protein has translation MRSNNFRRLFLSTSFFLLIGLNAGLAQDAVKLSDYLKSLEQQYDIRFSYASDAISDISITPTTTANLAANLEYIKARTGLQIKQINARYYSISAPDSIHIVVLDAQSGLPLPNANIRLVDQTTGYTTNASGSSYIPNPAAPIFIQVQYLGYQTQGLNVGPVEFDTVVVQLRPSVDQLEEVLLQPVFTQGIYRTNDGSYRFNTEKFGLLPGIAETDVLQISQTLPGVESVDETVSNVNVRGGSNGENLLLWDGIRVYQSGHFYGLISAINPYITEDVYIYRNGTHSRYGESVSGVIDLKAKDEITDGIHGKATLNLLHANAFIDLPLSKKLSVMIAGRRSLNDLYETPIYNSYSERVFQDTQITNLATPNAQSELKASEDFNFYDLSAKLLFDPTAKDKFRVNFLVINNALTFNQSLSNDAFTLSETSELDQQNIAAGISWQRSWNSKWSSSIEAYRSQYNLDAANFELLTTAFDTQGNEVISFVGRGQLVYRPKNNLQWEAGYEFTETGVTNSDQTTTPEFRRRVKEVLVGHNLFNQLSWNPFQGKTQINAGLRLTHYPKINEYRFEPRFNLHQKLGGGFAVEFHGEFKSQSISQAVAFQNEFLGVENRRWIQANGNEVPLITSKQWSSGLVWNKRNWLINLEYFEKAVDGISATTQGFQNQFANTAAIGSYQVYGLELIINKRWRGLGAWLGYTYSNNDYQFDSFDPQVFANNLDITHSLRTAVSYDLGRFSTVFGLQWRSGKPFTDPLGEALSAVQDDMEIPFNPPNQQRLESFFRADLSFKYIVLDKQTYSLKANAAFQNIFNNNNLLDRYYVSQQIGEDQFAINQIENRSLRFTPNFSLELSF, from the coding sequence ATGAGGTCGAATAATTTCAGACGCCTTTTTTTATCGACGAGTTTCTTTTTACTGATCGGGCTTAACGCCGGACTGGCTCAAGATGCGGTAAAACTTTCAGACTATCTCAAAAGCCTAGAACAGCAGTACGACATTCGTTTTTCTTATGCTTCGGACGCGATAAGTGACATCAGTATAACCCCAACAACAACTGCAAATTTAGCCGCCAATTTAGAGTATATCAAAGCGCGCACAGGCTTGCAGATCAAGCAGATCAATGCCCGTTATTACTCTATTAGCGCCCCAGACAGTATACATATTGTGGTCTTGGATGCGCAAAGCGGACTCCCCTTGCCCAATGCGAATATCCGTTTGGTAGACCAAACCACCGGATACACCACCAATGCCTCTGGGAGTAGTTATATTCCCAACCCCGCTGCTCCTATTTTTATACAAGTACAGTACCTCGGGTATCAAACTCAGGGACTCAATGTTGGTCCAGTAGAGTTTGACACCGTTGTGGTGCAATTGCGCCCCAGTGTGGACCAGTTAGAAGAAGTACTGCTGCAACCTGTATTTACCCAAGGGATCTACAGAACCAACGATGGCTCTTACCGCTTTAATACCGAAAAATTCGGTCTGCTTCCTGGAATAGCAGAGACCGATGTTCTACAGATCTCCCAAACCTTACCAGGGGTAGAAAGTGTGGACGAAACCGTATCTAATGTGAATGTTCGCGGGGGAAGCAATGGAGAAAACCTGCTACTTTGGGACGGCATTCGCGTGTATCAGAGTGGACATTTCTACGGATTGATCTCGGCTATTAATCCTTATATAACCGAAGATGTCTATATATACCGCAACGGGACTCATAGTCGCTATGGCGAGAGTGTTTCTGGAGTAATTGATCTAAAGGCCAAAGACGAGATCACCGACGGCATTCACGGAAAAGCCACCTTGAACCTCTTGCACGCCAATGCTTTTATAGATCTTCCCCTGAGCAAGAAACTCTCTGTAATGATAGCGGGGCGACGCTCCTTGAACGATCTCTACGAAACTCCCATTTACAACAGTTATTCCGAGCGGGTTTTTCAGGATACGCAGATCACGAACTTGGCAACCCCTAACGCTCAATCGGAACTAAAGGCCTCCGAAGATTTTAACTTCTACGACCTGAGTGCTAAACTACTTTTCGATCCAACGGCAAAAGATAAATTCCGAGTGAATTTTCTAGTGATAAACAATGCCTTGACCTTTAATCAGAGTTTGTCCAACGACGCATTTACCTTGAGCGAAACCAGTGAACTAGATCAGCAGAATATAGCCGCGGGAATTAGTTGGCAGCGCAGCTGGAATTCTAAATGGAGTAGCAGTATTGAGGCCTACAGAAGTCAATACAATCTCGATGCAGCGAATTTTGAATTACTAACCACTGCATTCGACACCCAAGGCAATGAAGTGATCTCTTTTGTAGGTCGCGGCCAGTTAGTTTATCGCCCTAAAAACAATCTCCAGTGGGAGGCAGGTTATGAGTTTACAGAAACCGGCGTAACCAACAGCGACCAAACCACCACCCCAGAATTCAGAAGACGGGTTAAAGAAGTCCTTGTTGGGCACAACCTTTTCAACCAACTCAGTTGGAATCCTTTTCAAGGGAAAACCCAGATCAATGCGGGCTTACGACTAACACACTACCCCAAAATCAACGAATACCGATTCGAGCCTCGTTTTAATCTGCATCAAAAGCTTGGAGGTGGCTTTGCAGTGGAGTTTCACGGGGAATTCAAAAGTCAAAGCATTAGTCAGGCAGTTGCCTTTCAAAACGAGTTCTTGGGTGTGGAGAACCGCCGTTGGATACAAGCCAATGGCAACGAAGTTCCACTGATTACGAGCAAACAATGGTCTAGTGGTCTGGTGTGGAACAAACGCAATTGGTTGATCAATTTGGAATACTTTGAAAAGGCGGTTGACGGTATCAGTGCCACTACCCAAGGTTTCCAAAATCAATTCGCGAACACGGCAGCTATTGGCTCCTATCAGGTATATGGCTTGGAACTTATTATTAACAAGCGCTGGCGTGGCCTGGGTGCCTGGCTGGGTTACACCTATTCCAACAACGACTATCAATTTGACAGTTTTGATCCGCAGGTATTTGCCAATAACCTCGATATCACCCATTCGCTACGAACAGCGGTAAGTTACGACCTGGGGAGGTTCAGTACTGTTTTTGGTTTGCAATGGCGCAGTGGAAAACCCTTTACAGATCCATTAGGAGAAGCCTTGTCTGCCGTACAAGACGATATGGAGATTCCTTTCAACCCACCCAATCAGCAGCGACTCGAATCCTTTTTTCGAGCTGACCTATCTTTCAAATACATAGTGCTAGACAAGCAGACATACTCCTTAAAAGCCAATGCGGCATTTCAGAATATCTTCAACAACAACAATTTACTGGATCGTTACTATGTGTCTCAGCAGATCGGAGAAGATCAATTTGCCATAAACCAGATCGAAAACCGCTCGCTGCGATTTACCCCAAATTTCTCTTTGGAACTCAGCTTCTAG
- a CDS encoding RNA polymerase sigma factor: MTEKDPQDKKDICQEQHYNALYKAHGQALWNFAYYKCGNADDANDLVQEAFVKLWNNCRKVSFSKARSFLYTVTNNSFLNAVAHKKVVLNYRSNQTSGIDKQSPEYLLEEKEYGKKLNAALNTLTEAQRTAFLMNRIDGKKYKEIAEELDISIKAVEKRISQALMGLKKNLEGFNK, from the coding sequence GTGACCGAAAAAGATCCGCAGGATAAAAAAGACATCTGCCAGGAGCAGCATTACAACGCACTGTATAAAGCGCATGGGCAGGCCCTGTGGAATTTCGCCTATTACAAATGTGGAAATGCAGACGATGCCAACGACTTGGTGCAAGAGGCATTTGTAAAGCTTTGGAACAACTGCCGCAAAGTGAGCTTTTCTAAAGCGCGCTCTTTTTTATATACGGTTACCAACAACAGTTTTCTCAATGCTGTCGCCCACAAAAAGGTAGTGCTCAATTATAGGAGTAATCAGACCTCTGGAATTGACAAACAATCTCCCGAATATTTATTGGAGGAAAAAGAATACGGCAAAAAGCTCAATGCTGCGCTTAACACGCTTACAGAAGCTCAGCGTACGGCTTTTTTAATGAATCGGATAGACGGCAAGAAATACAAGGAGATAGCAGAAGAATTAGACATTAGTATAAAAGCTGTTGAAAAACGAATAAGTCAGGCTTTAATGGGCCTGAAAAAAAATTTAGAGGGATTTAATAAATAA
- a CDS encoding FecR family protein has product MDKQSLLHKWMNDELTEQQEALLKADPEMDALMQIATESSNLEAPEFPEAAVWKNIQQLNRPAKVRRLQPLKYVIRIAAVFAIVALSYVFWQGMDTDVNTAIAEKTQVFLPDTSEVALNADSFLTYNEQDWRNARTLRLEGEAYFKVAKGSAFVVETDLGDVTVLGTQFNVFARGQQLKVSCFEGVVSVSLDQQVVTLKAGEALEFTKGSSLKNLTTSLSAPRWLQHESSFENAPLSEVLDELEHYYSVQLEVKDIDLKKRFTGSFTHQDLDIALQSICTPLQMTYSVLDKNKVVLNEVE; this is encoded by the coding sequence ATGGACAAGCAATCTTTGCTTCATAAATGGATGAATGACGAGCTGACGGAGCAGCAAGAAGCCTTGCTAAAAGCGGATCCAGAGATGGATGCCTTGATGCAAATTGCCACTGAGTCTTCTAATCTAGAAGCACCTGAATTCCCAGAGGCTGCAGTTTGGAAGAACATCCAACAGCTTAACCGTCCTGCGAAAGTAAGACGTTTACAACCGCTTAAATACGTGATCCGTATTGCGGCAGTCTTCGCTATTGTTGCGTTGTCCTATGTGTTTTGGCAGGGTATGGACACCGATGTCAATACTGCTATAGCCGAAAAGACACAGGTCTTTTTGCCAGACACTTCTGAAGTAGCACTTAATGCCGATTCTTTCCTGACCTATAACGAACAAGATTGGAGAAACGCCAGAACCCTTCGCCTAGAAGGAGAAGCTTATTTTAAAGTGGCCAAAGGCAGTGCCTTTGTGGTTGAGACCGATCTTGGTGATGTGACTGTACTTGGAACCCAATTCAACGTATTTGCCCGAGGGCAGCAACTCAAGGTGAGTTGTTTTGAAGGGGTTGTTTCTGTATCTTTAGATCAGCAGGTTGTCACCTTGAAGGCCGGAGAAGCCTTAGAGTTCACCAAAGGTAGCAGTTTAAAGAATCTCACTACCAGCCTAAGCGCCCCCCGTTGGCTGCAACACGAGAGTTCTTTTGAGAATGCTCCTTTGTCGGAGGTTCTGGATGAATTGGAACATTATTACAGTGTTCAACTAGAAGTGAAAGATATTGATCTTAAAAAGCGCTTTACAGGCAGCTTTACACACCAGGATCTCGATATCGCACTACAATCCATTTGCACTCCTTTACAGATGACCTACAGCGTTTTGGATAAAAACAAAGTAGTGTTGAATGAGGTCGAATAA